Proteins found in one Alicyclobacillus cycloheptanicus genomic segment:
- a CDS encoding Kae1-like domain-containing protein, whose product MQYILGVDTSNYTTSLCLVSAADGRLAAEARRLLPVAAGQRGLRQSEALFFHVRHLPVLMDTLMGEVRRVDAAAAIAAIGVSVRPRPFCTSYMPVFTAGASFAASLGRALGVPVLQTSHQEGHLAAATYQPDTPRLRDRFLGVHLSGGTSDVFAARQTRFGYHVTMIGEGADLHAGQFVDRVGVALGCPFPAGPALEQLASQAPGDFRLRFPASVNGASMSFSGPCSAAMRAIDQGEPPEVVAAAVQACIANTLVKAIAHACEQHTDLTDCVVAGGVAENRFIRQRLVDKLAALRSDVQLHFAPARFSSDNALGVALIARRHWYGTKG is encoded by the coding sequence ATGCAGTACATCCTTGGGGTTGATACAAGCAACTACACCACGTCCCTGTGCCTGGTATCTGCGGCGGACGGCCGGTTGGCGGCGGAGGCGCGGCGCCTTTTACCTGTAGCAGCAGGACAAAGAGGGCTTCGGCAGTCAGAAGCGCTCTTTTTTCATGTTCGGCATCTGCCCGTATTGATGGACACGTTGATGGGGGAGGTGAGACGCGTCGATGCTGCCGCAGCCATCGCGGCCATTGGCGTCTCCGTTCGCCCGCGGCCGTTTTGCACCTCGTACATGCCAGTGTTTACCGCGGGTGCATCGTTTGCCGCGTCGCTTGGCCGCGCGCTCGGCGTGCCGGTGCTGCAGACGTCCCATCAGGAGGGTCATCTCGCGGCGGCGACTTACCAACCTGACACACCGCGCCTGCGCGACAGGTTTCTGGGCGTGCACCTCTCTGGCGGCACGTCCGACGTGTTTGCCGCACGTCAAACCCGGTTTGGCTATCACGTCACGATGATTGGCGAAGGCGCAGACCTGCACGCCGGTCAGTTTGTCGATCGCGTCGGGGTCGCGCTGGGCTGTCCGTTTCCCGCCGGCCCTGCTCTCGAGCAGCTGGCCAGCCAGGCGCCCGGCGATTTCCGCCTGCGTTTCCCGGCCAGTGTGAACGGCGCCAGCATGAGTTTCTCCGGCCCTTGTTCGGCGGCGATGCGTGCCATTGACCAGGGCGAGCCGCCGGAAGTTGTGGCGGCCGCGGTGCAGGCCTGTATCGCGAACACCCTGGTCAAGGCGATTGCTCATGCCTGCGAACAACACACGGATCTGACGGATTGCGTGGTGGCCGGCGGGGTGGCGGAAAACCGCTTTATCCGGCAGCGGCTCGTGGACAAGCTGGCGGCGCTGCGCAGCGATGTGCAGCTTCATTTTGCGCCGGCCAGGTTCTCTTCCGACAACGCGCTTGGGGTGGCCTTGATTGCCAGGCGTCATTGGTACGGTACAAAGGGCTGA
- the dxs gene encoding 1-deoxy-D-xylulose-5-phosphate synthase produces the protein MERPEDIKHFSEAELIQLAAEIRAFLVDTVSKTGGHFGANLGVVELTIALHKVLNSPRDRIIWDVGHQAYVHKILTGRKSAFPTLRKFKGMAGFPKRSESPHDMFGVGHASTSLSAGLGMAVARDLSGEDYHVACVIGDGALTGGMAMEALNHAGHLGTKLLVILNDNEMSIAENVGALSKYLTRLRTDPTYSRTKAEIEQMLRRVPAIGPRLTKTLERVKDSVRHLVVPGQLFEGFGFKYLGPVDGHDLPVLINVLEDAKLLRGPVLIHLVTQKGKGYASAENAPDKFHAWPSAPKAKAAPSYTSVFSETLIQIASEDPRVVAVTAAMPGGTGLDKFAKVHPSRCFDVGIAEQHATTFCGGLAASGKRPVFAVYSTFLQRAYDQVIHDICIQNLPVVFAVDRAGIVGPDGETHQGVFDIAYLRTVPNMTVMMPKDENELRHMLWTALHLEGPSAVRYPRADGLGVDCSEPLCELPVGQAEVLQDGDDLAILALGPMVQVATEAAQELETEHGISAAVVNMRFVKPIDEALILSLSDRQLPMVTIEEASLAGGFGSAVLEVLADHGRSAEVLRKGIPDHFVEHGSRSELLAQLGLTKEALVADALRIVADRKRKRYSATR, from the coding sequence GTGGAACGTCCGGAAGATATCAAGCATTTCAGTGAGGCAGAGCTGATTCAACTGGCAGCTGAAATCCGCGCCTTTCTGGTGGACACGGTTTCGAAAACCGGGGGCCACTTTGGCGCCAATCTCGGCGTCGTGGAATTGACCATCGCGCTGCATAAGGTGTTGAACAGCCCGCGCGATCGGATCATCTGGGATGTCGGACATCAAGCATATGTGCACAAAATCCTGACGGGCCGGAAGTCGGCGTTTCCGACCCTGCGGAAGTTCAAGGGGATGGCCGGGTTTCCGAAACGGTCGGAGAGTCCTCACGATATGTTTGGCGTCGGGCATGCCAGCACGTCCTTGTCGGCGGGCTTGGGCATGGCGGTTGCGCGCGATTTGTCGGGTGAGGATTACCACGTGGCGTGCGTCATCGGGGACGGGGCGCTGACCGGCGGGATGGCCATGGAAGCCCTGAACCACGCCGGCCACTTGGGCACCAAACTGCTCGTCATATTGAACGACAATGAAATGTCCATCGCGGAGAACGTCGGTGCACTGTCGAAGTATTTGACACGGCTGCGGACGGATCCGACGTATTCGCGAACGAAGGCTGAAATTGAACAGATGCTGCGCCGCGTGCCGGCCATTGGGCCGCGGCTCACGAAGACACTCGAGCGGGTCAAGGATTCGGTGCGTCACCTGGTGGTGCCCGGGCAGTTGTTTGAGGGCTTTGGCTTCAAGTATCTGGGCCCAGTGGACGGTCACGACCTGCCCGTGTTGATCAACGTGCTCGAAGACGCAAAGCTGCTGCGCGGCCCCGTGCTGATTCATCTGGTCACCCAGAAAGGGAAGGGCTACGCGTCGGCGGAGAATGCGCCCGACAAGTTCCATGCGTGGCCGAGCGCGCCGAAGGCGAAGGCGGCACCGTCGTACACCAGCGTCTTCTCCGAGACGCTGATTCAAATCGCCAGCGAGGACCCGCGCGTGGTTGCCGTGACGGCTGCCATGCCTGGCGGAACCGGGCTCGACAAGTTTGCCAAGGTGCACCCCTCGCGGTGTTTTGACGTCGGGATCGCCGAACAGCACGCCACCACCTTCTGCGGCGGTTTGGCCGCATCGGGGAAGCGGCCGGTGTTTGCGGTGTATTCGACGTTTTTGCAGCGGGCGTACGACCAGGTCATTCACGACATCTGCATCCAGAACCTGCCGGTGGTCTTTGCGGTCGATCGCGCCGGTATCGTCGGGCCCGACGGGGAGACACACCAGGGGGTGTTTGACATTGCCTACCTGCGCACCGTGCCGAACATGACGGTGATGATGCCGAAGGATGAAAATGAACTGCGGCACATGCTGTGGACGGCGCTGCACCTGGAGGGGCCGTCCGCCGTGCGCTACCCAAGGGCGGATGGGCTCGGCGTCGACTGCAGTGAGCCGCTTTGTGAACTGCCCGTCGGCCAAGCAGAGGTCCTGCAGGACGGCGACGACCTGGCGATTCTCGCACTCGGTCCGATGGTGCAAGTGGCGACAGAGGCCGCGCAGGAGCTGGAAACCGAACACGGCATTTCCGCGGCCGTCGTCAACATGCGGTTTGTCAAACCGATCGACGAAGCGCTGATTTTGTCCTTGTCGGACCGCCAGTTGCCGATGGTCACGATTGAAGAGGCGTCGCTGGCGGGCGGGTTTGGGTCGGCGGTGCTGGAAGTCCTGGCCGATCACGGCCGCAGTGCCGAAGTATTGCGCAAGGGCATCCCCGACCATTTTGTGGAGCACGGCTCCCGTTCGGAGCTGCTGGCACAGCTCGGGCTAACCAAGGAGGCACTGGTGGCGGACGCCTTGCGCATCGTGGCCGACCGGAAACGGAAGCGATACAGTGCCACCCGATAA
- the nusB gene encoding transcription antitermination factor NusB: protein MKRHEARQCALQALYQIDVGKGHAHASIRHVLEEFGHAATERDVAYIERLVTGTESEQADIDELLGTHVEGWKLDRIARVDLNILRLAVYELRHELDVDAATIVDEAVELAKDFGSDESGRFVNGVLARMLPVTRPTNDNPSASGAESDVSDG from the coding sequence ATGAAAAGGCATGAAGCGCGCCAGTGCGCGCTCCAGGCGTTATATCAAATCGATGTGGGGAAGGGGCATGCCCACGCATCGATTCGGCATGTGTTAGAGGAATTCGGTCATGCCGCCACGGAACGGGATGTCGCGTACATCGAGCGGCTTGTGACGGGCACGGAATCCGAACAGGCGGACATCGATGAACTGCTGGGCACCCATGTCGAGGGATGGAAACTGGACCGAATCGCCCGCGTCGATCTCAACATTCTTCGCTTGGCCGTGTATGAATTACGGCACGAACTGGATGTGGATGCAGCGACCATCGTCGACGAGGCGGTCGAGTTGGCCAAGGACTTTGGTTCCGATGAGTCGGGCCGCTTTGTGAACGGCGTTCTGGCGCGCATGCTGCCGGTGACGCGGCCGACGAACGACAATCCATCTGCGAGTGGCGCAGAATCCGATGTGTCCGATGGTTGA
- the folD gene encoding bifunctional methylenetetrahydrofolate dehydrogenase/methenyltetrahydrofolate cyclohydrolase FolD: MARILDGKQIAADIQQEVRERTTAFEASGIHFQLTVVLVGDHPASATYVRNKQRTAEKVGLKNTLIHLPGDVSEDTLLAEIDRLNADTEVDGILVQLPLPSHISEQVVIERIAPEKDVDGFHPMNAGKNFVGLSAVWPCTPAGIMEMFEREQIDVAGKHAVVVGRSNIVGKPMAMMLLAANATVTLCHSRTQDLAALTRTADIVVAAVGQPGLITAAHVKPGAVVVDVGMNRVDGKLMGDVAFEEVAPIAGAITPVPGGVGPLTVAMLMKNTVRLGCARRHLS; encoded by the coding sequence ATGGCCAGAATCCTCGATGGGAAACAGATTGCGGCGGACATCCAGCAGGAAGTGCGTGAGCGTACAACGGCGTTTGAAGCCAGCGGGATTCACTTTCAGCTCACCGTGGTATTGGTCGGCGACCATCCCGCGTCTGCCACCTATGTACGCAACAAACAGCGCACGGCGGAAAAAGTTGGCCTGAAAAACACGCTCATTCATTTGCCTGGCGATGTGTCCGAAGACACGCTCCTCGCGGAGATTGACCGATTGAACGCGGATACAGAGGTGGACGGTATTCTCGTGCAGCTGCCGCTGCCTTCTCACATCTCTGAGCAGGTCGTGATTGAACGCATTGCACCGGAAAAGGATGTCGATGGGTTCCACCCGATGAACGCGGGCAAAAACTTCGTCGGGCTGTCTGCAGTGTGGCCGTGTACACCGGCTGGCATCATGGAAATGTTCGAGCGGGAACAGATTGACGTGGCCGGGAAGCACGCGGTGGTGGTGGGGCGAAGCAACATTGTCGGAAAGCCGATGGCCATGATGCTGCTCGCAGCCAACGCCACCGTGACGCTTTGCCACTCGCGGACGCAGGACCTGGCTGCCTTGACGCGGACGGCAGACATTGTGGTCGCGGCGGTTGGGCAGCCCGGCCTCATCACAGCGGCGCATGTCAAGCCAGGAGCCGTGGTGGTCGATGTCGGCATGAACCGGGTCGACGGCAAACTCATGGGCGATGTTGCGTTTGAGGAAGTTGCCCCCATCGCCGGTGCCATCACGCCGGTGCCGGGCGGGGTGGGGCCGCTGACGGTCGCGATGCTGATGAAAAACACCGTGCGCTTGGGCTGCGCCCGCAGACACCTGTCGTAA
- a CDS encoding TlyA family RNA methyltransferase, with amino-acid sequence MRLDVLLVERGLFPSREAAKRAIMAGLVRREGDVLDKPGTFVRPDAVVEVAQPEHAFVSRGGLKLERALARFGVSADQRVVVDVGASTGGFTDCVLRHGAKHVYAVDVGYGQLDWKLRNDPRVTVMERTNFRHVDAALFSPPPSLAVMDVSFISTRLLLPKLQEILQPPGDIISLIKPQFEAGRGKVGKGGIVRDPQVHTDVICQLLSFLPTVGLECAGLDYSPVAGGDGNIEFLGWWRPARTTDAEAVEAWRDRAVQVVREAWLEIRGEEVVPLRK; translated from the coding sequence GTGCGTCTCGACGTCCTGCTGGTGGAACGGGGCTTGTTTCCGAGCCGGGAAGCGGCGAAACGGGCCATCATGGCCGGCCTCGTCCGCCGCGAAGGGGACGTTTTGGACAAGCCGGGGACCTTTGTCCGGCCGGATGCGGTCGTGGAGGTCGCCCAGCCCGAACACGCTTTCGTCAGCAGGGGCGGACTGAAGCTGGAACGCGCGCTCGCGCGGTTCGGGGTGTCAGCAGACCAGCGTGTCGTCGTCGATGTCGGCGCTTCGACCGGCGGATTCACAGATTGTGTGTTGAGGCATGGCGCCAAACACGTGTACGCTGTGGACGTCGGGTATGGGCAACTCGACTGGAAACTCCGGAACGATCCGCGCGTCACGGTGATGGAGCGGACCAACTTCCGCCATGTCGATGCAGCGCTGTTCTCGCCGCCGCCGTCCCTCGCGGTGATGGATGTCTCGTTCATTTCCACGCGGCTGCTGCTGCCGAAACTCCAGGAAATTCTGCAGCCGCCGGGGGACATCATCAGTCTGATTAAACCGCAGTTTGAGGCAGGACGAGGGAAAGTGGGCAAGGGCGGCATTGTACGGGACCCGCAGGTCCATACCGACGTGATTTGCCAATTGCTTTCGTTCCTGCCGACCGTCGGACTCGAATGTGCAGGGCTCGATTATTCTCCGGTTGCGGGCGGTGACGGCAACATCGAATTTCTCGGCTGGTGGCGGCCCGCACGCACAACCGATGCAGAGGCTGTGGAGGCCTGGCGCGACCGGGCCGTACAAGTGGTCCGCGAAGCCTGGCTGGAGATTCGCGGAGAGGAAGTTGTGCCTTTGCGAAAGTGA
- the xseA gene encoding exodeoxyribonuclease VII large subunit — MSNMLAVDRSPDVLTVAALNAWIKQRVESDPRLRRVSVVGELSNFKKHTSGHMYFTLKDEQSRIRGIMFAGRNRFLKFMPKDGMRVICTGSIGVFERDGQYQLYVDDMQPDGVGALYIAYTQLRQKLEAEGLFASERKRPLPAFPRRIGVVTSPTGAVIRDICTTLARRFPMTQVILAPALVQGPEAAETIVASLTRLAQLRASGVPIDVVIVGRGGGSLEELWPFNDERVARTIAAYPVPVISAVGHETDFTICDFVADVRAATPTAAAELAAPKASDLRQQLAEWAERSKTALGWSLQQQRTRLVTLQSSQALRDPLKPLEYRKQSVDYLETQVQRLIHVPLRQAQARVSKAVERLYRIDLAARIEQARSKISAFEQSASTQMHRRVDRLNHALERTIAQLDALSPLRVLSRGYSVVFEADSERVVGSVKAVRPGQRVQIQFADGRAKARIESGEEPEDDGEQLRLDL, encoded by the coding sequence ATGTCGAACATGCTCGCGGTGGACAGGTCGCCTGATGTCTTAACCGTTGCCGCGCTGAATGCGTGGATCAAGCAGCGTGTGGAGTCGGACCCCCGCCTTCGCCGGGTGTCGGTGGTCGGGGAGTTGTCCAACTTCAAGAAACACACCAGCGGCCACATGTATTTCACCTTGAAGGATGAACAAAGCCGCATCCGCGGCATTATGTTTGCGGGCCGCAACCGCTTTCTGAAGTTCATGCCCAAGGACGGCATGCGGGTGATTTGCACCGGGTCCATCGGGGTGTTCGAGCGCGACGGCCAGTATCAACTGTACGTGGACGATATGCAGCCGGATGGCGTGGGTGCCTTGTATATCGCGTACACGCAGCTGCGCCAAAAGCTGGAGGCGGAAGGCCTGTTCGCCAGTGAGCGTAAACGGCCCCTGCCCGCCTTCCCGCGGCGCATCGGCGTGGTGACGTCTCCGACAGGCGCCGTGATCCGCGACATTTGTACCACGCTCGCCAGGCGCTTTCCCATGACCCAGGTGATTTTGGCGCCCGCGTTGGTGCAGGGGCCGGAAGCGGCCGAGACCATCGTCGCGTCTTTAACGCGGCTGGCGCAGCTGCGTGCTTCCGGAGTGCCGATTGACGTTGTCATCGTCGGCCGCGGCGGCGGCTCTTTGGAAGAGCTGTGGCCCTTTAATGACGAGCGGGTGGCGCGAACCATTGCAGCGTACCCCGTGCCGGTGATTTCGGCGGTGGGACACGAGACGGACTTCACCATTTGCGATTTTGTCGCCGATGTTCGGGCGGCTACACCAACGGCGGCGGCAGAACTGGCGGCGCCAAAGGCTTCCGATCTGCGCCAGCAGTTGGCGGAGTGGGCAGAGCGCTCTAAAACGGCACTCGGCTGGTCGCTCCAGCAGCAGCGGACGCGCCTGGTGACGCTGCAGTCGTCGCAGGCGCTGCGCGACCCGCTGAAGCCGCTCGAATACCGAAAGCAGTCTGTCGACTACCTGGAGACCCAGGTGCAAAGGCTCATTCATGTGCCGCTTCGGCAAGCACAGGCGCGTGTGTCGAAGGCCGTGGAGCGGTTGTACCGGATCGACCTGGCGGCGCGCATCGAACAGGCGCGATCGAAAATCAGCGCCTTTGAGCAGAGCGCATCCACGCAGATGCACAGGCGGGTGGACCGCCTCAACCATGCGCTGGAACGCACCATTGCGCAGTTGGATGCGCTGAGCCCCCTGCGCGTCCTGTCGCGCGGGTACAGCGTGGTGTTCGAGGCGGACAGCGAGCGCGTCGTAGGCAGTGTCAAAGCGGTGCGTCCCGGTCAGCGAGTGCAGATTCAGTTTGCCGATGGACGCGCGAAGGCGCGCATCGAAAGCGGGGAGGAACCTGAGGATGACGGAGAACAACTCCGGCTTGACCTTTGA
- the xseB gene encoding exodeoxyribonuclease VII small subunit — MTENNSGLTFETAMKKLEETVRRLESGDLTLTESIERYKESMQLVQFCRQQLDQAELEISKLVEGPDGIALEPLDPVDMPSANGQNEQA; from the coding sequence ATGACGGAGAACAACTCCGGCTTGACCTTTGAGACAGCGATGAAGAAACTGGAAGAGACCGTTCGCCGACTGGAGTCGGGTGACCTGACCTTGACAGAATCCATCGAGCGGTACAAGGAGTCGATGCAACTTGTTCAGTTTTGCCGGCAGCAGCTGGACCAGGCAGAATTGGAGATCTCCAAGCTGGTCGAAGGTCCCGATGGCATTGCGCTCGAACCTCTCGACCCCGTCGACATGCCCAGCGCCAACGGACAAAATGAGCAGGCCTGA
- a CDS encoding polyprenyl synthetase family protein has product MDQAWTAESYLQTYGDQVTAYLEGLFDPNAHPTTLFQAMRYSLLAGGKRLRPVLCLAVGRACGIAETELMPVAAALELLHCYSLIHDDLPCMDDDDLRRGKPTNHRVFGEAAALLAGDALLTYAFEQLAKPLPIPADRQIRMIRALSSAAGCYGMVAGQMADIEAERSSGSMRDLEFIHMHKTARLIEASVELGGLYAGLPEPSLQALKAFGLTIGLVFQMVDDVLDVTATTEQLGKQAGSDERLGKLTYPKFLGLEATQERIEISLNRALAHLDASGVDSSLLASIARFIVVRDK; this is encoded by the coding sequence GTGGACCAAGCATGGACAGCAGAGAGCTACTTGCAAACGTACGGTGACCAGGTGACCGCATACCTGGAGGGACTGTTTGATCCAAATGCGCACCCCACCACCTTGTTTCAGGCGATGCGCTACAGCCTGCTTGCGGGCGGGAAGCGCCTTCGCCCGGTGCTGTGCCTAGCAGTGGGTCGCGCCTGCGGCATTGCGGAGACAGAATTGATGCCTGTCGCGGCTGCGCTCGAACTCCTCCATTGCTACTCGCTCATTCACGATGACCTCCCTTGTATGGACGACGATGACTTGCGGCGGGGCAAACCCACCAATCATCGCGTGTTCGGCGAAGCGGCGGCGCTGCTCGCAGGCGACGCCCTGTTGACGTATGCGTTCGAACAATTGGCGAAACCCTTGCCGATTCCGGCTGACCGACAGATCCGCATGATTCGCGCCCTGTCTTCGGCTGCCGGCTGCTATGGGATGGTGGCGGGGCAGATGGCGGACATCGAAGCGGAGCGGTCCAGCGGTTCGATGCGTGACTTGGAGTTTATCCATATGCACAAGACGGCGCGTCTGATTGAAGCGTCTGTGGAACTGGGTGGATTGTACGCGGGACTGCCGGAGCCGTCCCTTCAGGCACTCAAGGCTTTTGGGCTGACGATTGGGCTGGTGTTTCAGATGGTCGACGATGTGCTGGACGTGACGGCGACCACCGAACAACTCGGCAAGCAGGCAGGCAGCGACGAACGCCTGGGCAAGCTGACTTACCCGAAATTTCTCGGCCTGGAGGCCACCCAGGAGCGCATCGAGATATCCTTGAACCGTGCGCTTGCCCACCTGGATGCTTCTGGTGTGGATTCGTCGCTTCTGGCGTCTATCGCGCGGTTTATTGTAGTCCGGGACAAATGA
- a CDS encoding NAD(P)/FAD-dependent oxidoreductase, with amino-acid sequence MADGLQQNQQVYDINIIGGGPTGLFAAFYCGMRNATCNIIDSLPELGGQLATLYPEKFIYDVGGFPKIRSRDLVEQLKQQAFQYDTTAVHLNERVEGLHRRDDGIFELRTDKQVHLSKAIIICAGIGVFTPKPLPGENVDAFPDDVFYFIDNLDKFRNKHVLVVGGGDSAVDFALMLDGAAKQVTLIHRRDQFRAHEESVRQLHASGVEVRTFYELKALHGDGRLKRATLIQNKTQETVDIPVDAVVSGLGFSASLGPINEWGLEIENNEIVVNTRMETNIPGIYAAGDIVTYPGKVKLIATGFGEAPTAVNNAKTYIDPKARLSPGHSSNRKE; translated from the coding sequence TTGGCGGACGGCTTGCAGCAAAACCAGCAGGTGTACGACATCAATATCATTGGCGGCGGCCCAACCGGTTTATTTGCGGCCTTTTACTGTGGCATGCGAAACGCAACCTGCAATATTATCGACAGTTTGCCCGAACTGGGCGGACAGCTTGCAACGCTCTATCCGGAAAAGTTCATCTACGATGTGGGTGGATTTCCGAAGATTCGTTCGCGAGACTTAGTCGAGCAGTTGAAGCAGCAGGCGTTTCAGTACGACACGACGGCCGTGCACCTGAACGAGCGGGTGGAAGGTCTGCATCGCCGGGACGACGGCATTTTTGAACTGAGAACGGACAAACAGGTCCATCTTTCAAAAGCCATCATCATTTGTGCAGGTATTGGTGTGTTTACACCGAAGCCGTTGCCGGGTGAAAACGTGGACGCCTTCCCTGACGACGTATTCTACTTTATCGATAATCTTGATAAGTTCCGCAATAAGCACGTCCTGGTGGTTGGCGGCGGGGACTCGGCCGTCGACTTTGCGCTGATGCTCGACGGTGCGGCGAAGCAGGTCACGCTGATTCACCGGCGCGACCAATTCCGGGCACACGAAGAAAGTGTGCGCCAGCTGCACGCATCTGGCGTGGAGGTTCGGACATTTTACGAATTGAAGGCGCTGCACGGAGACGGCAGGCTGAAGCGTGCGACACTGATTCAGAACAAAACGCAGGAGACCGTCGACATTCCGGTGGACGCGGTGGTCAGCGGTTTGGGATTCTCTGCGTCGCTTGGTCCCATCAACGAGTGGGGGCTGGAGATTGAAAACAACGAGATTGTGGTCAACACCCGGATGGAGACGAATATTCCGGGGATATACGCTGCCGGTGACATCGTGACGTATCCGGGCAAGGTCAAACTCATCGCGACCGGGTTCGGCGAGGCACCGACCGCAGTGAACAACGCGAAGACGTATATTGACCCGAAAGCCCGGCTGTCTCCGGGGCACAGCAGCAACCGCAAAGAGTAA
- a CDS encoding NAD(+)/NADH kinase gives MRTVALLLNPDKPGARGLMERTRTLLREAGIETVCGETGKDADHGVFPADEVLKAVELAFVFGGDGTLLGMARRLAPLSVPLLGINVGHLGFLTEAEPANIDETVQRVIERDYELETRMMLTASVVHDGEVRAEFHGLNDVGIGKGSFARMVHVDAYVDDVLLDSYSGDGVIVSTPTGSTAYSLSCGGPIVAPHLKVMLITPICPHTLFSRPCVIDDCQQVRFVVHDNYEDVGLTVDGQVGVRLEVGDEVYVRKSVHATTLVKWRGREFFRVLRQKLRGDA, from the coding sequence TTGAGGACAGTTGCGTTGTTGCTGAATCCGGACAAGCCTGGTGCGAGAGGCCTGATGGAACGAACAAGGACCCTGCTGCGGGAGGCGGGGATTGAAACGGTGTGCGGCGAGACTGGAAAGGATGCCGATCACGGCGTGTTTCCCGCCGACGAGGTATTAAAAGCGGTCGAGTTGGCCTTTGTGTTTGGCGGCGACGGCACCTTGCTCGGCATGGCCAGACGGTTAGCGCCGTTGTCGGTGCCGCTGCTCGGCATCAACGTCGGGCACCTGGGATTCCTGACCGAAGCCGAGCCGGCGAATATCGACGAGACCGTGCAGCGGGTTATCGAGCGCGACTACGAGCTCGAAACCCGCATGATGCTCACGGCTTCGGTCGTGCACGATGGAGAAGTGCGGGCCGAGTTTCATGGGTTGAATGATGTGGGCATCGGGAAGGGTTCGTTCGCCCGCATGGTGCACGTCGATGCCTACGTGGACGATGTGCTGCTGGATTCCTACAGCGGGGATGGAGTCATCGTGTCGACACCGACGGGATCGACCGCTTATTCGCTCTCCTGCGGCGGCCCCATTGTGGCACCGCACCTCAAGGTGATGCTCATCACGCCGATTTGTCCGCACACCTTGTTTTCGCGCCCCTGCGTGATTGACGACTGCCAGCAGGTCCGCTTCGTCGTGCACGACAACTACGAGGATGTCGGACTCACGGTGGACGGACAAGTGGGCGTAAGGCTCGAAGTGGGCGATGAGGTCTACGTGCGCAAATCGGTCCACGCCACGACGCTCGTCAAGTGGCGCGGCCGGGAGTTCTTTCGGGTGCTGCGGCAAAAGCTGCGCGGTGACGCCTAG
- a CDS encoding DUF2273 domain-containing protein, protein MKWLASFAARILQLRQRWLGLLAGCGVWLAWMIFGFWNTILLILLAGLGYAVGRITEARTSWKDIVEKLLSEHSSDR, encoded by the coding sequence ATGAAATGGCTGGCTTCGTTTGCGGCGCGGATCCTCCAGCTCAGACAGCGCTGGCTCGGCCTTTTGGCAGGCTGCGGCGTGTGGCTGGCCTGGATGATCTTTGGTTTTTGGAACACGATCTTGCTCATACTGTTAGCAGGACTCGGCTATGCCGTAGGGAGAATCACGGAAGCGCGGACGTCCTGGAAGGACATTGTCGAAAAGCTGCTTTCGGAACACTCTTCGGACCGCTGA